A stretch of DNA from Longimicrobium terrae:
CGCCGCGGAAACGCCCGTTCCACCCGCAGGCGGATGAGCATCGGAGCGCGACCTCGCACCGCACGAGGGTAACGGAGGCATTCCGCGAGATGAAAAAAGGCCGGCTCCCGCGCGGGAGCCGGCCTTTTCCGTCATCAACCGTACACCGTGGATCAGGCGGCGGAGGCCTCGATCGCGGCGATCTCTTCCTTGACCTTGCGGATCATCTCCAGCTTGGCCGGGCGGTGCAGGAACGAGCTCTCGAAGCCCATCAGCGCGATGTCCACCAGTTCATCCCAGGTAAAGCCCAGGTACTGGTGCGCGCGCCAGTATTCCTCCGTGACCGTGGTGGCGCTCATGAGCCGGTTGTCGGTGTTCAGGCTCAGCACCAGGCCCGCGTCGTAGTACTGCCGCAGCGGGTGCTCCTCAAAGCTGGGTACCGCGCGCGTCTGCACGTTGCTGGTCAGGCAGATCTCGATGGGGATGCGGAAGTCGTTCACGTACCGCATCAGGTCCGGATCCTCGTACAGGCGCGTGCCGTGGCCGATGCGGTTGGCCTTGCAGAAGTGCAGCGCCTGGTGGATGCTCTCCGGCCCGTACGCCTCGCCGGCGTGGATGGTGGCCGCCATGTTCTTGTTGATGACGGTGTAAAACGCGTCCTTGTGCTTCTTGGCGGGATAGTTGTACTCCGCGCCGGCAAGGTCGAACGCCACCACACCGTGGTCCTTGTACGCCACCGTAAGGTCCGCCAGGTCGCGCGAGGTGGCGGGTTCCATGTTGCGGATGCCGCAGATGATGACCCGCGTCTGAATGCCGAACTCCGCCTCCGCGCGCGCCAAGCCCCGCAGCGGCGCATCTACCACCGCCGTGAGCGGAAGGCCCTCGCGGCTGTTGAGGATGGGCGAGTAGCGGATTTCGGCGTAGCGCACGTTTTCCGCCGCCAGGTCCGCCGCCAGTTCGTACGCAATCCGCTCCAGCGCCGCGTCCTGCTGCATGATGCTGAGCGTGATGTCGAAGCGCTCCAGGTATTCCACCAGATTGCGCGCGTCCTTGACGTGCATGTAGTCGCGCAGCGTCTCGGCGTCGGAGGCCGGCATGGGCTTGCCGTATTCCGCCGCCAGTTCCAGCATGGTTTCCGGCCGCAGCGAGCCGTCCAGGTGCACGTGCAGCTCCGCCTTGGGCAGGCGATGCAGGAGTTCGCGGGTCACTTGCATGGGTGCTCTCGTCGTTGGATCGGGGCAGGAAAGTCCGGTCCGGGTACGCGAACGGGTGACGCGCCCGCTGGCGCGCCACCCGTGTCCACGACGGCGTGCGAACGCCGCGGGTCCCGGTGGAGCATTCTAGGCCGTCCCTGGCTCTCGCGCTACCCGGGGCGACGGTTTTCGCGGGTCCGTTACGCGGGAAACTGCATCTCACGCGGAGGCCGCGGGGGTTCGCGGAGGTCGCGGAACAGCGGGGCGGGGGACGGCTCCCAGCCGCCGCGGCGGATGGGGGTCCATCGGCGCTGATGGTACTCCTCACGCGAATCCAGGAAGGTTCGCGCAGGCACGAACTTCGTCGGGTCCGCCACGCCAATGAGAAAAGCCGCGGCTCCCGATGGGGAGCCGCGGCTTTCCTTCGATGATGATCGTCCGTCCTCAGTCCTCAGCCTTGCCCAGCGCCGCGGGGGAGACGGAGCGGCCGATGACGCCGGCCAGCGCCACGATTGTCAGAACGTACGGGATGATCGCCACGAACTGGCTGGGGACGATCTCAAAGGCCTGCAGCTGGATCTGCAGCGTTTCCGCCGCGGCGAACAGCAGGCAGGCGATGGCCGCGCGCACCGGGTGCCAGCGGCCGAAGATGACCGCCGCCAGCGCGATGAAGCCGCGGCCCGCCGTCATCTGGTCCGTGAACTGGTGCTGGTCCAGCGCCAGGTACACCCCGCCCAGCGCCGCCAGCATCCCCGAAATCGCCACCGCCGTGTAGCGCACCCGCGACACCGGCACGCCCACCGAAGCCGCCGCCAGCGGATGCTCGCCCACCGCGCGCACCCGCAGGCCGAACGCCGTGCGGAACATCAGCCACGCCATGGCCGGCACCAGCAGCAGCCCGATCCACACCAGCGGGTTGCTGGCCAGCGCGGCCAGCCCCGTACTGGCCCCCTCGCCGCCGAACCCCGGCACGCGCGGCGAGTTGCTGCTGCTGTCGAACGCCATGTGGAGGAAGAAGCGCGTCAGTCCCACCACCAGCAGGTTGATGGCCATTCCCACCACGATCTGGTCCGCCTTGTAGCGGATGCAGGCCACGGCGTGCACCAGCCCCATCAGCAGCCCGCCCAGGATGCCGCACAGCAGGCCGATCCACGGGTTTCCGCTGTAGTAGGCGCCCAGCGTGGCCGTGAACGCGCCGGAAAGCATGAAGCCCTCCAGCGTGAGCGAAACGACGCCCGCGCGCTCCGCGATCATCCCGCCGCTGGCGGCGAACAGATAGGGAATGGCGATGCGGATCGTCTGCAGAATGAAGGCGAGAACCACCATCAGCCGGCCCTCCGCTGCTGGCGAAGAAGGCGCCGCACCTCGGGGACCGAGACGGCCACGGCCAGAATCACCACGCCCTGCATGACCTCCACCATCTGCTTGGGAACCACGGCGTTGATGGCCAAGCCACCCTGCGACAGCGTGGCGAAGAAGAGCGCGGCCAGCACCACGCCCAGCGGATCATTCCGCCCGACGAGCGCCACCGCGATCCCCAGGAAGCCGGCGCCGCCCGCGAAGCCGTCCTCGTAGTAGTGCTTGTAGCCCAGCACGTAGTTCACGCCGCCCAGCCCGGCCAGCATTCCGCTTACCGTCATGGCGCGCACCCACACGCCGCCCACGCGGATGCCGGCGTACTCCGCCGCGTCCGGCTGCAATCCCACGGCGCGCAGCTCGTACCCGCGGCGGGTGCGGAACAGGTACCACCACACCGCGCCCGCCGCCGCCAGTCCAAGGAACAGCGACGCGTTGGCCGCCGAGCCGGTGAACGGCCCACGGAAGCGGGGAATGGCGCCGCCGTTGATCTCCGGCGTGTGCAGCGTCTCCGGCACGTTCAGGTGCGCGGCCACCACGTAGTTCAGCAGCGCCAGCACGATGAAGTTGGTCATGATGGTGACGATGACCTCGTGCGCGCCGAAGCGGGCCTTGAGCGTGCCGGGCACCGCGCCCACCACGCCGCCGCCCACCGCCGCCCCGATGATGCAGAGCGGCACCGCGATTACCCACGGCGTCCCCGCGGGCAGCAGCCATCCCGTCAGCGCGGCCACGAAGCCGCCGGCCGCCAGCTGTCCCTCGGCGCCCACGTTGAACATCCCCGCACGCAGCGCGAGCGCCACCGCCAGGCCCGTAAAGGTCAGCGTGGTGGCCTTGAACAGCACCTGGCCGAAGCCGTAGGCGTTGCCCCACGTCCCTTCCAGCAGCATTCCGTATACGGACGCCGGGGACTGGCCCATGGACAGAATCAGCAGGTCGCCCACCACCATGGCGGCCAGAATGGCCACCAGCGGCGGCAACAGGGCTTCCTCAAGCTGGGTGCGCCAGCGCGGCGGGCCGGCGGGCGGCCCCGGCGGCGCGGCGCGCGGGGGCGCTTCGGTGCTCGTCGTCACGCGGCCTCCTCGCGGTTGGCGCCCGTCATGTAGGGCCCAAGTACCTCTTCCGTCGCTTCGGCGCGCGGCAGCACCGCCGCGAACCGTCCCGCAAACATCACCGCTACGCGGTCCGCCAGCGCCAGCACCTCCTCCAGCTCGGCGCTCACCAGCAGCACGGCCTTCCCCGCGTCGCGCGCCTCGCGGATGCGGTCATGGATCTGCTCCACCGCGCCCACGTCCACGCCGCGCGTGGGCTGCGACGCCAGCAGCACGGTAAAGTCGCGCATCATCTCCCGCGCGATCACCACCTTCTGCTGGTTGCCGCCGGAGAGCGCGCGGGCGGGGAGCGACGCGTCCGTGGGGCGGATGTCGTACGTGCGCACCTGCTCCACCGCGTTCTGCTCGATGCGCGCGCGGTCCAGCGCCATCCCGCGCGAAAAGCGGTGCTGCTGGCCCAGGACCAGGTTTTCGGCCACCGAGTAGTCCAGCAGCAGTCCGCGGCGGTGCCGGTCCTCGGGCACGTGCGACAGGCCCGCGTCGCCGCGCTCGCGCACGGTGCTGCGCGTGATGTCCGTCGATCCGAGGACGATGGCGCCGGACACCACCGGCTCCAGCCCGGCGATCGCCTCGATCAGCTCCGTCTGCCCGTTCCCCTCCACGCCGGCGATCCCCAGGATCTCTCCCGGCATCAACTGAAAGGAGACGCCGTCCACCGCGCGCGGGCGGCCCGGCGCGGCCACCACCAGGTCGCGCACGGCGAGCGCCGGCGCGCCCGTCGTGGACACGTTGCGGGGCGGGGGCGTGCTTTCCCCCGTCAGCGCGAGCGCCAGCGCCACGTCGCGGCCCACCATCGCCCGGGCGATCCCCTCCGGCGTGGTTTCCGACGTCTTCAGCCAGCCGACGGTCGTCCCCGCGCGCATCACGGTGATGGCGTCGCTCACCTCCATCACCTCGTTCAGCCGGTGGGTGATGAGAATGAGCGTGGCGCCCTCCGCGCGCAGGCCGCGCAGCACCGTCCACAGCTCCACCACCTCCGGCGGGGACAGGACGGCCGTCGGCTCGTCCAGGATCAGCACCCGCGCGCCGCGGAACAGCGCCTTCAGGATCTCCACCCGCTGCGCCTCGCCCACGGAGAGCGCGCTCACGAGCCGGTCCACGTCCACGCGCAGCCCGGTGCGCTCGCTCAGCTCGCGCACTTCGCGGCGGGCGCGCTCGCGGTCCAGCTGCAGGCCACGCTTGGGCTCGGTGCCCAGCACCACGTTCTCCGCCACGGTGAGCGTGGGAACCAGCATGAAGTGCTGGTGCACCATCCCCACGCCGGCGTCGATGGCCTGCGCGGTGGACCAGCCCGTCACGTCGCGGCCGTTCACCTCCACGGTGCCCGCGTCGGGGGTGAACATCCCGCTCAGGATGCGCATGAGGGTGGATTTGCCGGCGCCGTTTTCGCCCACCAGGGCGTGGATCTCGCCGGCGCCCACCTCCAGGCTCGCGCCGCGGTTGGCGCGCACCGGACCGAACGCCTTGTCGATCCCGGTAATGCGCACCGCCGCGGCGGAGACGGCAGGGGTGTTGGATGCCACGGAGTTCTCGGAAAAGAGGGAAGAGCGTGTCAGCGCGTGGAGGGCACGCTGATGCGGCCGGCGATCACCTCGTCGCGCAGCTGCTCCAGGCGCGCGCGGACAGGGTCGGGAATCAGCCGGCGGTTGTTTTCGTCATACACGTAGCGTACGCCGCCTTCCTTGAGGCCGAACTCGAACACGCCGCCGTGAAAGGTGTTGTCCCGCGCGCGCTTGATGATGTCGAACACCGCGTTGTCGACGCCCTTGACCATGCTGGTGAGCACGTAGCCCGGCGCTTCCGGATACTGGTCGGCGTCCACGCCGATGGCCAGCTTGCCCGTCGCGCGCGCCGCCTCGAACACACCCAGCCCCGTGCTGCCGCTGGCGTGAAAGATCACGTCTACGCCGCTGTTGTACTGGCTGAGCGCCAGCTCCTTGCCGCGGCCGGGGTTGCGGAATGCCTCGGGGGTGACGCCCGCGTACTGCGCGGTCACCCGGCAGTCCGGGCACACGTGCAGCACGCCGGTGCGGAAGCCGACCTCGAACTTGTGAATCAGCGGGATGTCCATCCCCCCCACGAAACCGACGCGCTTCGTCTTGCTCGTCAGCGCGGCCAGCGCGCCGACCAGAAAGGAGCCCTGCTCCTCGCGGAACTTGAGGGCGGCCAGGTTGGCGGGGGGCGGCACCACGTTCCCCGCCTCGTCCGTCTTGAGGGAGAAGTCGACGCCGGCGAAGCGGGTGTTGGGATACTCGGTGGCCAGCCCGTTCAGGTCATCCGTGAAGATGAAGCCCACCCCGATGACCAGGTCCATTCCCTGTGCGGCCAGCAGGCGCAGCCCGGCCTCGCGGTCCGAGCCCTCGCCCGGCTCCACGAAGCGGATCTGCGCGCCCAGCTCGCGCGCGGCGCGCTCGGCGCCCAGGTAGGCGCCGTCGTTGAACGACTTGTCGCCCCGCCCGCCCACGTCAAACACGACGCCCACGCGCAGGCCTTCGCCCACGGTTCCGGTGTCGGCGCCGGACGGACGGACGAAAAGCAGGGCGGCGTGCGCCGCCAGGAGCACGCCGATGGCAATCAGAAGCTTACGCATGGCGGTAAGAATCGGGGAACGGGGAGCGCGCGTCAAGAACGCGCGGCCCCGCCCGCCTCAGGGTTTGCGGGAGTTTCGGCTGCCCGCGCGGGGCGCGGAGGGCCGGGAGCAGACACTTGTTCCGCCAGGATGTTCCGGGGCGGCGGCGGGCGCGCATTCTATCGCCTACCAGCGCAGGTCCGCCACCTCGTCGTGTGACAGGTGCACGCCGTCGCGCTTGGCCTGCACCAGCCGCGGCCGGTCGAACACGCGGATCAGCAGCAGCCCCGCCACGAATCCGCCCACGTGCGCCCACACCGCCACGCCGCCCTCGTCCTCCGTCATCCCCAGCGAAAGAAAGCCGGAAAGCAGCTGCATGACGAACCAGTACAGCAGAAACCAGAAGGCCCGCAGGTGAAAGACGAAGATGGGGGGCAGGTACGTGCGCACCCGGGCGCGCGGGTACAGGAGGATGTATGCCCCCATGATGCCGCTGATGGCGCCGCTCGCGCCCACCATGGGGATCTGGCTGGCCGGAGCGAAGAAGATCTGCGCCAGCGCCGCCGCCACGCCGCACACCAGGTAGAAGACCAGAAAGCGGAAGTGCCCCATGCTGTCTTCGATGTTGTTTCCGAACACCCACAGGAACAGCATGTTGCCGATCAGGTGCATCCAGCTGCCGTGCATGAAGATGGAGGTGAAGATCGCCTCCCAGCCCAGCCCCACCACGCGGCAGGTGGCCGTGATTTCGCAGGGCTGCGCCCCGAACACCGCCACCGAGGCCTCCAGCCGCGCCATCTCTCCGCCGCCCTGAAGAACGAGCCAGGCGGCCACGTTGGCCAGCAGGATGAGCACCGTCATCCAGGGCCGCAGCTCGGTGGGGTTCTCGTCGTTGATGGGAAACACGTTGTTCTCGTACGGCTGGTGGATGAACCGCGCTCGCGGCGCGGAACGATTGTAACCCGCGCGGGCGCCGCGGGCGAACCCCGTGCCGGGCCGCGTGTACGCTGGACTGCGGCGCGGGGCGGGCGCTACTTTGCCCGCCGCGCCGCCGGGACCGCCGCTTGCACGTGGCGCGGCGCACGAATCCGACTGACATCATCCATGCCGATCCGTCCGCTTCCGGACTCCGCCGCCGGCGCGCTGCGCCGCTTTGTTCTGCTCATCCCGGTGCTCGCCGCGCTGGGCGCCCTTGCCGCGCCCGCCGCCGCGCAGACGCCGGATTCCGTGCGCCCGCTGACCGTGCGCGACAGCGGCTCCGTGCGCCGCGCGGCACCCGACACCACCGAGAACTTCCGTGTCGCGCCGGGGCGCGCGTTTCTGCACTCGCTGGTGCTGCCGGGGTGGGGGCAGTCGGAGCTGGGCGCGCCGGGGCGGGGCGGGGTGTACTTCACGCTTGAGGCGGGAAGCCTGTGGATGTGGCTGACCGCGCATCAGAAGCTGCGCGAGGCGCGCGAGCAGCAGAGCCTGCTGCGGCGCACGGGGCAGATTGCCCCCGACGCCAAGACGGGGCTGGTGCGCAGCCGCGAGAACCAGCGCGAGGACTGGATCACGCTTTCCATCTTCTGGCTCTTCTTTTCCGGCGCGGACGCCTTTGTGGCCGCGCACCTGCAGGACTTTGACGTGCACGTGAACGCGATTCCGCGTCCCGGCGGCGCCACCGAACTGCGGGCCACGGTGCCGCTGCCGCGATGAACGCGCCGGTCGGCGTCTTTGATTCCGGGATCGGCGGGCTGAGCGTGGCCCGCGAGATCCGCGCGGCGCTCCCGGCCGAGCCGCTGCTGTACGTGGCGGACACCGCGTACGTGCCCTACGGCGACCGCTCCGAGGAGGAGGTGCGCGCGCGTTCGCTGGCCATCGGGCGGTGGATGCAGGCGCAGGGGGCCAAGGTGTTCGTGGTGGCGTGCAACACGGCGTCCGGCGCGGCGCTGGAGCAGCTGCGCGAGGAGCTGCGCATTCCGGTGATCGGGCTGGAGCCGGCGCTGAAGCCCGCCGTGCGCCAGTCACGCAACGGCCGCGTGGGGGTGATGGCCACCACGCGCACCTGCGGCTCGGCGCGCCTGCAGCGCCTGGTGGATGCGCACGGCCACGGCGTGGAGATTCTGCGCCAGCCGTGCCCTGGGCTGGTGGACCTGATCGAGGGTGGCGTGGTGCACGGGCCGCGGCTGGACGAGCGGATGGCGGAACTGGTCGCGCCGCTGCGCGCGGCGGGGGTGGACACCGTCGTGCTCGGGTGCACGCACTACGTGTTCGTGCGCGACGCGATCCAGGCGGCGCTGGGGCCGGACGTGCTGCTGGTGGACAGCGGCGAGGCCATCGCGCGGCGCACGGGGCAGATTCTGCGCGAGGCGGGCGCGCTGGCGGAGGGCGGCCCCGGCCCCGTTCG
This window harbors:
- a CDS encoding ABC transporter permease — protein: MVVLAFILQTIRIAIPYLFAASGGMIAERAGVVSLTLEGFMLSGAFTATLGAYYSGNPWIGLLCGILGGLLMGLVHAVACIRYKADQIVVGMAINLLVVGLTRFFLHMAFDSSSNSPRVPGFGGEGASTGLAALASNPLVWIGLLLVPAMAWLMFRTAFGLRVRAVGEHPLAAASVGVPVSRVRYTAVAISGMLAALGGVYLALDQHQFTDQMTAGRGFIALAAVIFGRWHPVRAAIACLLFAAAETLQIQLQAFEIVPSQFVAIIPYVLTIVALAGVIGRSVSPAALGKAED
- a CDS encoding BMP family lipoprotein, with translation MRKLLIAIGVLLAAHAALLFVRPSGADTGTVGEGLRVGVVFDVGGRGDKSFNDGAYLGAERAARELGAQIRFVEPGEGSDREAGLRLLAAQGMDLVIGVGFIFTDDLNGLATEYPNTRFAGVDFSLKTDEAGNVVPPPANLAALKFREEQGSFLVGALAALTSKTKRVGFVGGMDIPLIHKFEVGFRTGVLHVCPDCRVTAQYAGVTPEAFRNPGRGKELALSQYNSGVDVIFHASGSTGLGVFEAARATGKLAIGVDADQYPEAPGYVLTSMVKGVDNAVFDIIKRARDNTFHGGVFEFGLKEGGVRYVYDENNRRLIPDPVRARLEQLRDEVIAGRISVPSTR
- a CDS encoding ATP-binding cassette domain-containing protein, which gives rise to MASNTPAVSAAAVRITGIDKAFGPVRANRGASLEVGAGEIHALVGENGAGKSTLMRILSGMFTPDAGTVEVNGRDVTGWSTAQAIDAGVGMVHQHFMLVPTLTVAENVVLGTEPKRGLQLDRERARREVRELSERTGLRVDVDRLVSALSVGEAQRVEILKALFRGARVLILDEPTAVLSPPEVVELWTVLRGLRAEGATLILITHRLNEVMEVSDAITVMRAGTTVGWLKTSETTPEGIARAMVGRDVALALALTGESTPPPRNVSTTGAPALAVRDLVVAAPGRPRAVDGVSFQLMPGEILGIAGVEGNGQTELIEAIAGLEPVVSGAIVLGSTDITRSTVRERGDAGLSHVPEDRHRRGLLLDYSVAENLVLGQQHRFSRGMALDRARIEQNAVEQVRTYDIRPTDASLPARALSGGNQQKVVIAREMMRDFTVLLASQPTRGVDVGAVEQIHDRIREARDAGKAVLLVSAELEEVLALADRVAVMFAGRFAAVLPRAEATEEVLGPYMTGANREEAA
- a CDS encoding ABC transporter permease subunit, translating into MTTSTEAPPRAAPPGPPAGPPRWRTQLEEALLPPLVAILAAMVVGDLLILSMGQSPASVYGMLLEGTWGNAYGFGQVLFKATTLTFTGLAVALALRAGMFNVGAEGQLAAGGFVAALTGWLLPAGTPWVIAVPLCIIGAAVGGGVVGAVPGTLKARFGAHEVIVTIMTNFIVLALLNYVVAAHLNVPETLHTPEINGGAIPRFRGPFTGSAANASLFLGLAAAGAVWWYLFRTRRGYELRAVGLQPDAAEYAGIRVGGVWVRAMTVSGMLAGLGGVNYVLGYKHYYEDGFAGGAGFLGIAVALVGRNDPLGVVLAALFFATLSQGGLAINAVVPKQMVEVMQGVVILAVAVSVPEVRRLLRQQRRAG
- a CDS encoding DUF5683 domain-containing protein; translation: MPIRPLPDSAAGALRRFVLLIPVLAALGALAAPAAAQTPDSVRPLTVRDSGSVRRAAPDTTENFRVAPGRAFLHSLVLPGWGQSELGAPGRGGVYFTLEAGSLWMWLTAHQKLREAREQQSLLRRTGQIAPDAKTGLVRSRENQREDWITLSIFWLFFSGADAFVAAHLQDFDVHVNAIPRPGGATELRATVPLPR
- the murI gene encoding glutamate racemase; its protein translation is MNAPVGVFDSGIGGLSVAREIRAALPAEPLLYVADTAYVPYGDRSEEEVRARSLAIGRWMQAQGAKVFVVACNTASGAALEQLREELRIPVIGLEPALKPAVRQSRNGRVGVMATTRTCGSARLQRLVDAHGHGVEILRQPCPGLVDLIEGGVVHGPRLDERMAELVAPLRAAGVDTVVLGCTHYVFVRDAIQAALGPDVLLVDSGEAIARRTGQILREAGALAEGGPGPVRIVTTGDPAEAAPVVERLWGEPVRVERADI
- a CDS encoding rhomboid family intramembrane serine protease encodes the protein MFPINDENPTELRPWMTVLILLANVAAWLVLQGGGEMARLEASVAVFGAQPCEITATCRVVGLGWEAIFTSIFMHGSWMHLIGNMLFLWVFGNNIEDSMGHFRFLVFYLVCGVAAALAQIFFAPASQIPMVGASGAISGIMGAYILLYPRARVRTYLPPIFVFHLRAFWFLLYWFVMQLLSGFLSLGMTEDEGGVAVWAHVGGFVAGLLLIRVFDRPRLVQAKRDGVHLSHDEVADLRW
- the add gene encoding adenosine deaminase translates to MQVTRELLHRLPKAELHVHLDGSLRPETMLELAAEYGKPMPASDAETLRDYMHVKDARNLVEYLERFDITLSIMQQDAALERIAYELAADLAAENVRYAEIRYSPILNSREGLPLTAVVDAPLRGLARAEAEFGIQTRVIICGIRNMEPATSRDLADLTVAYKDHGVVAFDLAGAEYNYPAKKHKDAFYTVINKNMAATIHAGEAYGPESIHQALHFCKANRIGHGTRLYEDPDLMRYVNDFRIPIEICLTSNVQTRAVPSFEEHPLRQYYDAGLVLSLNTDNRLMSATTVTEEYWRAHQYLGFTWDELVDIALMGFESSFLHRPAKLEMIRKVKEEIAAIEASAA